The genomic window GCGGTGTCCCATCCGTTTTTGCGCAGGGCCTCGACCAGCCTGAGGATGTAAATCGTGATGCCGCCGGAATTCAGATGGGTCGTGAGGTGCAGGGCCTTTTTCATGGTCAGGAGTGAAAAACGTGGCCCGGCTTCAGGCGCCTGCCGTTGGCGTAATCTGCGCCGCTCATGGGCTTTTTTCCTTCCGGCTGGACCTGGCGGAGTTTCAGGCGGCCGCTTTCGGTGGCCACGCAGAGCGAACGGTCGGATTCGATTTTAACCAGCGTTCCGGGAGCCGCGGCTTCCCCTGCCGGCTCAACGTCGGTTTCGAGGATTCCCAGCCGGCCGCCTTCGATCATGACGTAAGTTCCCGGCCAGGGCTTCAGCGCGCGCACTTTGCGGTCCAGGACTTCCGCGCTCTCATCAAAGCGCAGCAGGCCGTCTTCCCGCGTCAGTTTTCGCGCGTAGACCGCTTCGCTTTCCTTCTGAACGCAGCGCTGCAGCGGTTCCTTGTCGATGTTTTTCAGCATCGAACGCAGCATCTGCCGTGAGAGGTCCGAGAGTTTTTTTTCGAGTGACAGATGGTCCTCGCGCGGGTCGATCGGGATCCTGACCTGCGCAAAGATGTCGCCGCCGTCGAGCTTCTTGGCCACTTCGATGATCGAAACGCCTGTTTCCGTGTCGCCGTTGAGAAGCGCCCACTGAATCGGGCCGCTGCCGCGATAGCGCGGCA from Verrucomicrobiia bacterium includes these protein-coding regions:
- the fmt gene encoding methionyl-tRNA formyltransferase; translation: MSLVFFGSDEFSLAALNACLESPHPVALVVTTPPQKKGRGLVLSPSPVEIFARSKNIPVIAPPDLKDSAVLEQIKQLDPELFVVSSYGKYIPSAYLSVPKIAPLNIHPSLVPRYRGSGPIQWALLNGDTETGVSIIEVAKKLDGGDIFAQVRIPIDPREDHLSLEKKLSDLSRQMLRSMLKNIDKEPLQRCVQKESEAVYARKLTREDGLLRFDESAEVLDRKVRALKPWPGTYVMIEGGRLGILETDVEPAGEAAAPGTLVKIESDRSLCVATESGRLKLRQVQPEGKKPMSGADYANGRRLKPGHVFHS